The following are from one region of the Vicugna pacos chromosome 9, VicPac4, whole genome shotgun sequence genome:
- the ERICH4 gene encoding glutamate-rich protein 4, which produces MELWKQLRQAGLVPPGLGPPPRALSGFPPVEKVGQTLMFPGADTGSARESLLWIWEELGNLRRVDVQLLGQLCSLGLEMGALREELVTFLEEEEEESIEEEDRELEGKQEGASSPAPGQRLPDFEMTI; this is translated from the exons ATGGAGCTGTGGAAGCAGCTGAGGCAGGCTGGACTGGTGCCTCCGGGGCTGGGCCCACCTCCCCGGGCCCTGAGCGGGTTCCCCCCAGTGGAGAAGGTGGGTCAGACCCTCATGTTCCCAGGGGCTGACACTGGAAGTGCCAGGGAGAGTCTGCTGTGGATCTGGGAGGAGCTG GGGAACCTCCGCCGAGTGGATGTCCAGCTGCTGGGCCAGCTGTGCAGCCTGGGGCTGGAAATGGGGGCGCTTCGGGAAGAACTCGTCAccttcctggaagaggaggaggaggagagcatcgaggaagaggacagagagctggaagggaagcaggagggggcctcgagccctgccccaggccaACGCCTCCCCGACTTTGAGATGACTATCTGA